The Desulfosalsimonas propionicica genome has a segment encoding these proteins:
- the hisF gene encoding imidazole glycerol phosphate synthase subunit HisF, with protein sequence MITLLDYGAGNVRSVVNAIEKSGHTVHMAASGDDIARAEKLVFPGVGNFGKMMQVLGDKGFVEPLLTFLRADKPFLGICLGLHALFEKSHEAPGIAGLGFFTGEVRRFETELSVPHIGWNGICVKKPTPLFAGLGEDEKFYFVHSYHVVPQNPDVVLTRTDYGQSFVSSVAAGNIAATQFHPEKSGAAGLAVLRNFLEPGPEAAIDLRDPVRTHLAKRIVACLDVRADDAGQLVVTKGDHYDVRENGQVRDLGGPVDLARDYYAQGADEITFLNITGFRDFPMQDMPMLDVLRRTSEHVFVPLTIGGGIRSYTDADGRNWSSLEVAAQYFRSGADKISIGSDAVYIAENYLKTGKKTGESAIEQISEVYGSQAVVISVDPRRVYVHDPADAPDQVVIETAEPDPEGRCFCWFQCTVSGGREGRPVDAVTLARVCQELGAGEVLLNSIDRDGTGAGFDLELISAVCDAVSIPVIASSGAGSAEHFLEVFTRTSVEAALAAGIFHRKQLPLGQVKQYLQNKVEIRREGI encoded by the coding sequence ATGATAACACTGCTTGATTATGGCGCCGGAAATGTCCGCAGCGTGGTCAATGCCATTGAAAAATCCGGCCACACCGTGCACATGGCCGCATCCGGTGATGATATCGCCCGGGCGGAAAAACTGGTTTTTCCCGGGGTGGGCAATTTTGGCAAAATGATGCAGGTGCTGGGTGACAAAGGGTTTGTGGAGCCCCTGCTGACCTTTTTGCGCGCGGACAAGCCCTTTTTGGGCATCTGCCTGGGGCTGCACGCCCTTTTTGAAAAAAGCCATGAAGCCCCCGGAATTGCGGGGCTCGGATTTTTCACGGGCGAGGTCCGGCGGTTTGAAACCGAGTTGTCCGTGCCCCACATCGGCTGGAACGGCATTTGCGTGAAAAAGCCGACCCCCCTCTTTGCCGGCCTGGGCGAGGACGAGAAATTCTATTTTGTTCATTCCTATCACGTGGTGCCGCAGAACCCGGATGTTGTGCTGACCCGGACAGATTACGGCCAGTCGTTTGTCAGCAGCGTGGCTGCGGGCAACATCGCCGCCACCCAGTTTCACCCGGAAAAAAGCGGGGCAGCCGGGCTTGCAGTGCTGCGCAATTTTCTTGAACCCGGTCCGGAAGCCGCAATAGATCTCCGGGACCCGGTTCGGACGCATCTGGCCAAAAGGATCGTGGCCTGCCTGGATGTGCGCGCAGATGACGCCGGGCAGCTGGTGGTCACCAAGGGGGATCATTATGATGTGCGCGAAAACGGGCAGGTCCGGGATCTTGGCGGTCCGGTGGACCTGGCCCGGGATTATTATGCCCAGGGGGCAGATGAAATCACGTTTTTAAACATCACGGGATTCCGGGATTTTCCCATGCAGGACATGCCCATGCTCGATGTTTTGCGCCGCACATCTGAGCACGTTTTTGTGCCCCTGACCATTGGCGGCGGGATCCGAAGCTATACGGATGCAGACGGCCGCAACTGGTCTTCTCTGGAGGTGGCTGCGCAATATTTCAGATCCGGCGCGGACAAGATCTCCATTGGAAGCGATGCGGTTTATATCGCGGAAAATTATCTCAAAACCGGAAAAAAGACCGGAGAAAGCGCCATCGAACAGATTTCCGAGGTCTACGGCAGCCAGGCCGTGGTGATCTCGGTGGATCCCAGGCGGGTCTATGTCCATGACCCGGCAGACGCCCCGGACCAGGTAGTCATTGAAACCGCTGAGCCCGACCCGGAAGGCCGGTGTTTTTGCTGGTTTCAGTGCACGGTGAGCGGGGGGCGTGAGGGCCGGCCCGTGGATGCGGTCACCCTGGCCCGGGTCTGCCAGGAGCTGGGCGCCGGGGAGGTTCTGCTCAATTCCATAGACCGGGACGGCACGGGTGCGGGCTTTGACCTGGAACTGATCAGCGCGGTCTGCGATGCGGTCTCCATACCCGTGATCGCCTCATCCGGTGCGGGCAGCGCCGAACATTTCCTTGAGGTCTTTACGCGCACAAGCGTGGAAGCCGCCCTTGCAGCCGGCATTTTCCACCGCAAACAGTTGCCTTTGGGACAGGTGAAACAATATTTGCAAAACAAGGTTGAAATCCGACGGGAGGGAATATGA
- a CDS encoding DUF1207 domain-containing protein: protein METAIRSAACSLICCLTAAAMFFLASSPAMAQNPDEGGLFPKEEIFKPILADPKEPRFFGSVRHINNEMRKDFTGAAIGLGETFGVYRKNLGPERAWQISISGGVFSHFDMDTSSYDLLNSDYSIGLLWTYRDRDASLRLRVYHQSSHLGDDYVSDDPGLLDKYSGFDYEAAELITAYDWEPFRVYGGIHYLLQRDPGHMDRWSYQAGVEYESPSPVLFHGVPVAGVDIKGVQERSWTPAVSVKAGLKFKTADSSRDIMVLAEYYDGFIPYGAFYDYDMDAFGLGVYFGF, encoded by the coding sequence ATGGAAACAGCTATCAGATCCGCCGCCTGCAGCCTCATTTGCTGTCTCACAGCAGCCGCCATGTTTTTCCTGGCCTCCTCCCCGGCCATGGCCCAAAACCCGGATGAAGGGGGGCTTTTCCCGAAAGAGGAGATTTTCAAGCCGATCCTGGCCGACCCCAAGGAACCCCGGTTTTTCGGCTCTGTCCGCCACATAAACAATGAGATGAGAAAAGACTTTACCGGCGCGGCCATCGGTCTTGGCGAGACCTTTGGCGTCTACCGCAAAAACCTGGGACCCGAGCGTGCCTGGCAGATCAGCATCAGCGGCGGAGTCTTTTCCCATTTTGACATGGACACCTCCTCCTATGACCTGCTCAACTCGGATTACAGCATCGGCCTGCTGTGGACATACCGGGACCGGGACGCTTCCCTGCGCCTGCGGGTCTATCACCAAAGCTCTCACCTGGGCGATGATTACGTGTCAGACGATCCCGGCCTTCTGGATAAATACTCTGGATTTGACTACGAGGCCGCAGAGTTGATCACCGCCTACGACTGGGAGCCATTTCGCGTATACGGCGGCATCCACTACCTGCTCCAGCGGGACCCGGGCCACATGGACCGGTGGAGCTACCAAGCGGGGGTGGAATATGAAAGCCCCAGTCCAGTCCTTTTCCACGGGGTGCCCGTGGCCGGCGTGGATATCAAGGGAGTCCAGGAAAGAAGCTGGACCCCTGCCGTAAGTGTAAAGGCCGGACTCAAGTTCAAAACCGCAGACAGCAGCCGTGACATCATGGTCCTGGCCGAATACTATGACGGTTTTATTCCCTACGGGGCTTTTTATGACTATGACATGGACGCATTCGGCCTTGGGGTCTACTTCGGGTTCTGA
- a CDS encoding acyl-CoA carboxylase subunit beta — MDIALQENIATLETLRKEALQCGGEKRIEVQHLKGKLTARERLELLLDEGSFEEFDMLKTGRGSAIGDERTYPGDGVVAGHGTVEGREVCVFSQDFTVIGGSLGEAHSQKICKVMDLAVRVGCPIVGLNDSGGARIQEGVDALAAYGEIFYRNVKASGVVPQISCIMGPCAGGAVYSPSMTDFVFMVQNSSYMFVTGPNVVKTVIHQDITSEDLGGAGVHGAKSGVAHFTQPNDILCLREVRRLMNYLPSNNKQKAPLVDFSDPPERTDPALDYLVPPNPGQTYDMNVLIYSILDGAEFMEVHPDFAKNIICGFGRLGGQVVGLVANQPAVLAGVLDSDASTKAARFVRFCDAFNIPLISLVDVPGFMPGPEQEHGGIIRHGAKLLYAFIEATVPRISVIVRKSYGGAYLVMNSKHIHCDVNYAWPSAEIAVMGPKGASEVIYRREIQAADDPGAVLSEKMADYRRRFANPFLAARRGYIDDVIFPRDTRHQLIRTLQFLEGKTVEKPDRKHGNIPL; from the coding sequence ATGGATATTGCTCTACAGGAAAACATTGCCACTCTGGAAACCTTGCGCAAGGAGGCCCTGCAGTGCGGGGGTGAAAAGCGCATCGAGGTTCAGCATCTCAAGGGCAAGCTCACCGCCCGGGAGCGCCTTGAGCTGCTGCTTGACGAAGGCTCCTTTGAAGAATTTGACATGCTTAAAACCGGACGGGGAAGCGCCATCGGCGATGAACGCACCTATCCGGGCGACGGAGTGGTGGCCGGCCACGGAACAGTGGAGGGCCGGGAAGTGTGCGTGTTCAGCCAGGACTTCACCGTCATCGGCGGCTCCCTGGGTGAAGCCCACTCCCAGAAAATCTGCAAGGTCATGGATCTTGCCGTGCGCGTGGGATGCCCCATTGTGGGTCTAAACGACTCGGGCGGAGCCCGGATTCAGGAAGGCGTGGATGCGCTGGCCGCATACGGCGAAATTTTTTACCGAAACGTCAAGGCCAGCGGTGTGGTCCCGCAGATTTCCTGCATCATGGGCCCCTGCGCCGGGGGCGCGGTCTACAGCCCCTCCATGACCGATTTCGTGTTCATGGTCCAGAATTCCTCCTACATGTTTGTCACCGGCCCCAACGTGGTCAAAACCGTCATCCACCAGGACATCACCTCCGAGGACCTGGGCGGGGCCGGGGTCCACGGCGCCAAATCCGGGGTCGCCCATTTCACCCAGCCCAATGACATTCTCTGCCTTCGCGAAGTCCGGCGCCTGATGAATTACCTGCCGTCAAACAACAAGCAGAAAGCCCCCCTGGTGGATTTCAGCGATCCGCCCGAGCGCACGGACCCGGCACTGGATTATCTGGTGCCGCCCAATCCCGGGCAGACCTATGACATGAATGTCCTGATCTACAGCATCCTGGACGGGGCCGAGTTCATGGAGGTCCACCCGGATTTTGCCAAAAACATCATCTGCGGATTCGGCCGTCTGGGCGGCCAGGTGGTGGGCTTGGTGGCCAACCAGCCCGCAGTGCTGGCCGGTGTGCTCGACAGTGACGCCTCCACCAAGGCGGCTCGTTTTGTGCGTTTCTGCGATGCCTTTAACATCCCCTTAATCAGCCTGGTGGACGTGCCCGGGTTCATGCCCGGCCCGGAACAGGAGCACGGCGGCATTATCCGGCACGGGGCCAAGCTGCTTTATGCCTTTATCGAGGCCACTGTGCCCAGAATTTCCGTGATCGTTCGCAAGTCTTACGGCGGTGCCTACCTGGTGATGAACTCCAAGCACATCCACTGCGATGTCAATTACGCCTGGCCATCGGCGGAAATCGCGGTCATGGGCCCCAAGGGCGCCTCAGAGGTCATCTACCGCAGAGAAATCCAGGCAGCAGATGATCCCGGGGCCGTACTGAGCGAAAAAATGGCCGATTACCGCAGACGGTTTGCCAATCCCTTTCTGGCGGCCCGGCGCGGATATATTGACGATGTGATTTTTCCCCGGGACACCCGCCATCAGCTGATCCGTACCCTGCAGTTTCTGGAAGGCAAAACAGTGGAAAAACCTGACCGAAAACATGGAAATATCCCCTTGTGA
- a CDS encoding class II D-tagatose-bisphosphate aldolase non-catalytic subunit — MMMQNRLTTMGPHQRRGRAEGIYSVCSSHPRVLLAAFARAAADTSDLLIEATCNQVNQFGGYAGMTPADFTRYISAMADQMGFDKGRLIIGGDHLGPHVWKNETADSAMDKAETLVAHCVSAGYAKIHLDASMALGDDPDGPLAPEVSAERAARLCRAAEAAAKKLPAGASWPVYVVGAEVPTPGGSMAEPGDVPVTDPGELAGYLDCCQKEFERLGLEDAWLRVIAVVVQPGVDFGGLWVAPYQRLPAAALSAFHDRLPNAMTYEIHATDFQHPDALAQMVRDHFCLLKVGPALTFALREVLFALACIEQEWLGSRKDVVLSGLREVLCEEMAQFPGHWSGHHPDSGPVPDWRVLFSYLDRVRYYWGRDRLQAAVQQLENNLGTTIPEPLIRQYMPDLSPSVADKAVAPASRDLADWKIRNALNPYAAACRMDQNPK; from the coding sequence ATGATGATGCAGAACCGACTCACAACCATGGGGCCGCATCAGCGAAGGGGCAGGGCGGAAGGCATCTACTCGGTGTGCTCGTCTCACCCGCGGGTTCTTTTGGCCGCGTTTGCCCGGGCTGCGGCAGACACCAGCGATCTGCTCATCGAGGCCACCTGCAACCAGGTCAACCAGTTTGGCGGCTATGCCGGCATGACACCGGCGGATTTTACCCGATACATCAGCGCCATGGCAGACCAAATGGGTTTTGACAAAGGGCGGCTGATTATCGGCGGCGATCATTTGGGCCCGCATGTGTGGAAAAACGAGACTGCCGACAGCGCCATGGACAAGGCCGAAACCCTGGTGGCCCATTGCGTGTCCGCGGGTTATGCCAAGATTCACCTGGATGCCAGCATGGCCCTGGGCGATGATCCGGACGGCCCCCTGGCTCCGGAAGTTTCCGCAGAGCGGGCTGCGCGTCTGTGCCGGGCAGCCGAAGCCGCGGCAAAAAAGCTGCCGGCCGGGGCCTCCTGGCCGGTCTACGTGGTCGGTGCGGAAGTGCCCACCCCGGGCGGTTCCATGGCGGAACCCGGGGATGTGCCGGTGACAGATCCCGGTGAACTGGCCGGGTACCTGGACTGCTGTCAAAAGGAGTTTGAACGCCTGGGACTTGAGGATGCCTGGCTGCGGGTCATTGCCGTGGTGGTCCAGCCGGGTGTGGACTTCGGCGGTCTCTGGGTGGCGCCGTACCAGCGGCTGCCGGCCGCGGCCCTGTCCGCCTTCCATGACCGGCTGCCCAATGCCATGACCTATGAAATCCATGCCACGGATTTTCAGCATCCGGATGCGCTTGCGCAGATGGTGCGCGATCATTTCTGTCTGCTCAAGGTGGGGCCGGCTTTGACCTTTGCCCTGCGCGAGGTTTTGTTTGCCCTGGCCTGCATTGAACAGGAGTGGCTCGGCAGCCGCAAAGATGTTGTCCTGTCCGGTCTCCGGGAGGTGCTCTGCGAGGAGATGGCGCAGTTTCCCGGGCACTGGTCCGGTCACCATCCCGATTCAGGACCGGTGCCGGACTGGCGGGTGCTTTTCAGTTACCTGGACCGGGTGCGCTATTACTGGGGCCGAGACCGGCTGCAGGCGGCGGTGCAGCAGCTGGAAAACAACCTGGGCACGACCATTCCCGAGCCGCTGATTCGGCAGTACATGCCCGATTTGTCCCCTTCCGTGGCGGATAAAGCCGTGGCCCCGGCGTCGCGGGATCTTGCGGATTGGAAGATTCGCAATGCACTCAACCCCTATGCAGCAGCCTGCCGCATGGATCAGAACCCGAAGTAG
- a CDS encoding cold-shock protein produces MANGTVKWFSDKKGFGFIETEDGTDVFVHHSGINATGFKSLNEGDKVTFTVQQGQKGPAAVDVTVV; encoded by the coding sequence ATGGCAAATGGCACAGTAAAATGGTTCAGCGACAAAAAAGGCTTTGGTTTTATCGAGACCGAGGATGGAACAGATGTTTTTGTTCACCATTCCGGGATCAATGCAACCGGTTTCAAATCGCTCAACGAAGGCGACAAGGTCACTTTCACGGTTCAGCAGGGGCAAAAAGGCCCGGCAGCCGTTGACGTGACCGTGGTATAA
- a CDS encoding sigma-54 interaction domain-containing protein yields MDTETTRQISPESAAAILDSISDGVFTIDESWRISEFNRAAEEITGISRQEAIGKPCYEVFRASMCEVDCAMKRTLKTGEPEINRSGFIVDAEGTRIPVSVSTALLRDSAGKIIGGAETFRDLSLVEALRKELSGRYQLGDMVSRSPDMQQIFELAAQVAASTSTVLLRGETGTGKELLARAVHGLSPRNKGPFMAVNCGALPDTLLESELFGYKAGAFTGANQDKPGRFARAQGGTLFLDEIGDISPALQVRLLRVLQEKQVEPLGGTAPIDVDVRVIAATHRDLEKMVEAGEFRQDLFYRINVIKIDIPPLRKRKEDIPLLVDHFIGRFNHIQAKAVKGVTGEAMGLLMTHDYPGNVRELENRIEHAFVLCENGWIEPRHLPEGCGGIKSSGSTAANFQDAVNAFEAQLIREAMRENGYNRLKTARNLGIHKTTLFRKMKSLGIAFPEYDGRNRMAE; encoded by the coding sequence ATGGATACGGAAACAACACGGCAGATTTCCCCGGAATCCGCGGCAGCCATACTCGACAGCATTTCTGACGGGGTGTTTACCATTGATGAAAGCTGGCGGATCTCGGAATTTAACCGGGCCGCAGAGGAAATCACCGGGATTTCCCGACAGGAGGCCATTGGGAAACCCTGCTACGAGGTGTTTCGCGCCAGCATGTGCGAGGTGGACTGCGCCATGAAGCGCACCCTGAAAACCGGAGAACCTGAAATCAACCGTTCCGGATTCATCGTGGATGCAGAGGGTACCCGCATTCCTGTCAGTGTTTCCACGGCATTGCTAAGGGACAGCGCTGGCAAAATCATCGGAGGTGCGGAGACCTTCCGGGATCTAAGCCTCGTCGAAGCGCTGCGCAAGGAACTTTCCGGCAGATACCAGCTCGGTGACATGGTGAGCCGGAGCCCGGACATGCAGCAGATATTTGAACTGGCAGCCCAGGTAGCGGCGTCCACGAGCACGGTTTTGCTCCGGGGAGAGACCGGGACCGGCAAGGAGTTGCTGGCCCGTGCCGTCCACGGACTGAGCCCGAGAAACAAGGGGCCATTTATGGCGGTTAACTGCGGGGCTCTGCCGGATACGCTGCTGGAATCGGAATTGTTCGGCTACAAGGCTGGTGCGTTTACGGGCGCCAACCAGGACAAGCCCGGCCGGTTTGCCCGGGCCCAGGGGGGCACTCTTTTTCTTGATGAAATCGGCGATATCAGCCCGGCTTTACAGGTGCGCCTGCTGCGGGTGCTGCAGGAAAAACAGGTGGAGCCCCTGGGGGGAACCGCGCCCATAGACGTGGATGTGAGGGTGATTGCCGCCACCCACCGGGATCTGGAAAAAATGGTTGAAGCCGGAGAGTTCCGGCAGGACCTTTTTTACCGGATCAACGTGATCAAAATCGACATTCCGCCGCTGCGAAAGCGCAAGGAAGACATCCCGCTGCTGGTGGATCACTTTATCGGGCGGTTCAACCACATTCAGGCCAAGGCCGTCAAAGGCGTGACCGGCGAAGCCATGGGCCTGCTCATGACCCATGATTACCCGGGAAACGTCCGGGAACTGGAAAACCGTATCGAGCATGCATTCGTGCTATGCGAAAATGGATGGATCGAACCCCGGCACCTGCCGGAGGGTTGCGGCGGGATCAAATCCTCGGGCAGCACGGCAGCCAACTTCCAGGATGCGGTCAATGCCTTCGAGGCCCAGCTGATTCGGGAAGCCATGCGGGAAAACGGGTACAACAGGCTGAAAACAGCCCGCAATTTGGGCATTCACAAAACAACCCTGTTTCGGAAAATGAAATCCCTGGGTATTGCATTCCCCGAATACGACGGGCGCAATCGAATGGCGGAATAA
- a CDS encoding acetyl/propionyl/methylcrotonyl-CoA carboxylase subunit alpha — translation MLKKILIANRGEIAVRILRTCKKLGIATVAVYSEPDMRSQHALEADEAVFLGGSTAAESYLDMEKILGVAQKKQCDAIHPGYGFLSENPKFARMAEEAGITFVGPSAAAIEKMGDKVSSRHIAEKAGVPVIPGGTEPLADFAAAGRAAQETGYPLILKPAGGGGGKGMRIVEQKEALEPAWNASRAEAQKAFGDDRIFIERYISRPRHIEIQVIADGFGNALYLGERECSIQRRYQKVIEEAPAPGVDAALREKMGAVACSLVHQAGYTNAGTVEFVMDAQGEFFFLEMNTRLQVEHPVTEMVTGLDLVEMQLEIAAGKPLKLAQKDLQIKGWAIEARICAEDPDKAFFPATGLVTRYAEPRGRHVRVDSGIHAGSLISVFYDSLLAKIICWGKTREQARTRLIGALNGYHIEGVTTNVDFVNRILNLKAFSDGKLTTDFIPENFDGAEAKDPPPQEHLRRLAMAVTLIFHCRNTLMRESLKPMVSPIGTRIPPREQHEYRVKCGDDAFEVKLRLNSAENNWTFSINSRDYDVTHPPLEFYRRRLKLTINGLVHRFIIRFAGNFIAGSYCGVNRIFEIYTPREWELATHMPSPIKQVSENVIRCPMPGQVVEVRIKPGERVYKGQEVAILESMKMESGVASPRDGIVDEVRVKKQQTVESGDVLVTFAKEPA, via the coding sequence ATGTTGAAAAAAATCCTGATTGCCAACCGCGGCGAAATCGCAGTGCGCATTTTAAGAACCTGCAAGAAACTCGGCATTGCCACGGTAGCGGTTTACTCGGAGCCTGACATGCGCAGCCAGCATGCGCTGGAAGCCGATGAGGCCGTTTTTCTCGGCGGCAGCACGGCTGCGGAATCCTATCTGGACATGGAAAAGATCCTGGGCGTTGCACAAAAGAAACAATGTGATGCCATCCATCCCGGTTACGGGTTTCTGTCTGAAAATCCAAAGTTTGCCCGGATGGCCGAAGAAGCCGGAATCACCTTTGTGGGCCCTTCAGCGGCCGCCATCGAGAAGATGGGTGACAAGGTGTCATCCCGGCATATTGCCGAAAAGGCCGGGGTCCCGGTTATTCCCGGCGGCACCGAACCCCTGGCCGACTTTGCCGCGGCCGGCCGGGCCGCCCAAGAAACCGGCTACCCCCTGATCCTCAAGCCCGCAGGCGGCGGGGGCGGCAAGGGCATGCGCATTGTGGAACAAAAAGAGGCCCTGGAACCGGCCTGGAATGCCAGCCGGGCAGAGGCCCAAAAAGCCTTTGGCGATGACCGGATTTTCATTGAGCGATACATTTCCCGGCCCCGTCACATCGAAATCCAGGTCATTGCCGACGGATTTGGAAACGCCCTGTACCTGGGAGAGCGGGAGTGCTCCATTCAGCGCCGCTACCAAAAGGTCATCGAGGAGGCCCCGGCCCCGGGTGTGGACGCGGCTCTGCGGGAAAAAATGGGGGCGGTGGCCTGCAGCCTGGTCCACCAGGCCGGCTACACCAATGCGGGCACCGTGGAATTTGTCATGGATGCCCAGGGCGAATTTTTCTTTCTGGAGATGAACACCCGCCTGCAGGTGGAGCACCCGGTCACGGAAATGGTCACCGGCCTGGATCTCGTGGAAATGCAGCTCGAAATTGCTGCCGGAAAGCCCCTGAAGTTGGCCCAGAAGGACCTGCAGATCAAGGGATGGGCCATTGAGGCCCGAATTTGCGCCGAGGACCCGGACAAAGCCTTTTTCCCGGCCACAGGCCTGGTGACCCGTTATGCCGAGCCCCGGGGCCGGCACGTGCGCGTGGACAGCGGTATTCATGCCGGAAGCCTGATCAGCGTGTTCTACGACTCACTGCTGGCCAAGATCATCTGCTGGGGCAAGACCCGGGAGCAGGCCAGAACGCGCCTGATCGGAGCATTAAACGGCTATCATATCGAAGGCGTGACAACAAACGTGGATTTTGTCAACCGGATTCTCAATCTCAAGGCCTTTTCGGACGGAAAGCTCACCACTGACTTCATCCCCGAGAACTTCGACGGCGCCGAAGCAAAGGATCCGCCGCCCCAAGAGCACCTCCGGCGTCTGGCCATGGCCGTGACCCTGATCTTTCACTGCAGAAATACGTTGATGCGTGAATCCTTAAAGCCCATGGTCTCGCCCATCGGCACCCGCATCCCGCCCCGGGAGCAGCACGAATACCGTGTCAAGTGCGGCGATGACGCCTTTGAGGTGAAATTGCGCCTCAATTCCGCGGAAAACAACTGGACTTTTTCCATAAACAGCCGGGACTACGATGTGACCCACCCGCCCCTGGAGTTTTACCGCCGCCGCCTGAAGCTGACCATAAACGGCCTGGTTCACCGGTTTATCATCCGTTTTGCCGGAAACTTCATCGCCGGGTCCTACTGCGGGGTGAACCGGATTTTCGAAATCTACACGCCCCGGGAATGGGAACTGGCCACACACATGCCCAGCCCGATCAAGCAGGTTTCCGAAAATGTCATCCGCTGCCCCATGCCTGGCCAGGTGGTCGAAGTCCGGATCAAGCCCGGAGAGCGGGTCTACAAGGGCCAGGAGGTGGCCATCCTGGAATCCATGAAAATGGAAAGCGGCGTGGCCTCTCCCAGAGACGGCATTGTCGACGAGGTCCGGGTAAAAAAACAGCAGACCGTGGAATCCGGCGACGTTTTGGTCACATTTGCCAAAGAACCGGCCTAA
- a CDS encoding DUF4139 domain-containing protein, translating to MKTIRAAVMITGFVLIAGVAFGAQQTVSTKITSTTVYFDQARVTRQGQTAVDAGTHRLLVGVDAFSMDPDSVTAEVRGEGQILGVGVASMPVADSPRKKIRELEARRDELKAEQQEITDEKTALQRQEAFLDSVAEFSATQVPREIQTQMPSLEDLAATRDFLGNQYTNVLAGQRKAQDSLDKLEKQIRQVNRELDMLRDRTDKTASAIEILFDSKIAQTVDIAARYVVKNAGWSPVYRAMAADADQGLDLSMMAQVSQKTGEDWEDVDLSVSTAEPVQGGRLPELSPWFLDVPGPVARKADRDAGARMQEMAMGAHAKAPAPMAEAQKHETALSFEYDLPVPVSVASGEDESLLPLFTRTLESRFYHLAVPRRVPEAFLVCRAEADRELLAGPVQVFFEGRYAGRMFLEQQPAGRPFVLGMGADRSVAVRREKLRDHRKETRFFGKIERDTVVRELEYRIVAENRKQRPVTIHVRDSVPVSKTDRIEVKDVSFSPQPDQKDFADKSGVMQWEMELEPGRSREISISFTVNYPNDMPQPVF from the coding sequence ATGAAAACAATCCGGGCGGCCGTGATGATCACCGGTTTCGTGCTCATTGCCGGTGTTGCGTTTGGCGCACAGCAGACGGTTTCCACCAAAATCACCAGCACCACGGTTTATTTTGACCAGGCCCGGGTCACCCGCCAGGGGCAAACCGCTGTGGATGCCGGCACCCATCGTTTGCTGGTGGGCGTGGATGCCTTTTCCATGGATCCGGATTCTGTGACCGCAGAAGTCCGGGGAGAAGGGCAGATTCTGGGCGTTGGGGTGGCCAGTATGCCGGTTGCCGATTCGCCCAGGAAAAAGATCCGGGAACTCGAAGCCCGGCGTGATGAGCTCAAAGCAGAGCAGCAGGAAATCACGGATGAAAAAACCGCACTCCAGCGCCAGGAGGCGTTTCTGGATTCAGTGGCGGAGTTTTCCGCAACCCAGGTGCCCCGGGAAATTCAGACGCAGATGCCCTCCCTGGAAGATCTGGCTGCTACCCGGGATTTTCTGGGAAATCAGTACACCAATGTTTTGGCCGGGCAGCGAAAGGCGCAGGACAGCCTGGACAAGCTTGAAAAACAGATCCGGCAGGTGAACCGGGAGCTGGATATGCTCCGGGACCGGACCGACAAAACCGCCTCGGCCATTGAAATCCTGTTTGATTCAAAAATCGCTCAAACTGTTGACATTGCCGCCAGGTACGTGGTGAAAAATGCCGGCTGGTCGCCTGTTTACCGGGCCATGGCCGCGGATGCAGACCAGGGTCTGGATCTTTCCATGATGGCTCAGGTCAGCCAGAAAACAGGCGAGGACTGGGAGGATGTTGATCTTTCGGTCTCCACTGCCGAGCCGGTCCAGGGCGGGCGGCTGCCCGAACTTTCGCCCTGGTTTCTCGATGTTCCCGGCCCGGTTGCGCGCAAAGCCGACCGGGACGCAGGCGCCCGCATGCAAGAGATGGCCATGGGCGCGCATGCCAAAGCACCCGCACCCATGGCTGAGGCGCAAAAGCATGAAACCGCCCTGTCCTTTGAATATGATCTGCCCGTGCCGGTTTCCGTGGCCTCCGGGGAGGATGAAAGCCTGCTGCCCCTTTTTACCCGCACTCTTGAAAGCCGGTTTTATCACCTCGCCGTTCCCCGCCGGGTGCCAGAGGCCTTTCTTGTATGCCGGGCAGAGGCGGATCGTGAACTGCTGGCCGGACCGGTGCAGGTGTTTTTCGAGGGCCGGTATGCCGGCCGCATGTTTCTGGAACAGCAGCCCGCAGGCCGTCCCTTTGTGCTGGGCATGGGAGCGGACCGATCAGTGGCGGTCCGGCGGGAAAAGCTTCGGGATCATCGCAAGGAGACCCGGTTTTTCGGCAAAATCGAGCGTGACACGGTGGTGCGGGAACTGGAATACCGGATTGTTGCGGAAAACCGAAAGCAAAGACCGGTTACAATCCATGTGCGGGACAGCGTACCGGTTTCCAAAACCGACAGAATAGAGGTAAAAGACGTTTCCTTTTCACCGCAGCCCGACCAAAAGGATTTTGCCGATAAGTCAGGGGTCATGCAGTGGGAAATGGAGCTGGAACCCGGCCGGAGCCGGGAGATTTCCATTTCCTTTACCGTGAACTATCCAAACGACATGCCGCAGCCGGTGTTTTAA